The Lysinibacillus timonensis nucleotide sequence TTTATGAAATAAAGACTGTGGATAAATATATTATAAATCCATCAACTTATAGTTGTGGATAAGTTATAATTCGAAAAATATCCACATGTTGATAAGTGGGAATTAGTAAATCGATTGTGGGTATTCTCATTACATCAGTGGAGGAGATTACAAAGAATTAAAACATTAATAACTAAGGGTGTAATTATATAAATTAGTTGTTATTTTTTAAGGGAAACATAGATAGGGTAAATAAAAATAAATAGAAATAGATGTATAATAAAAAGAAAAGGATGAATGGAGTGAGATGATTGAAAAAGGAGAAACCTCTAGTAGAGGCCTTACAGAGGTTTGTTGAGAAGGAACCACAATCTTTGCATGTGCCAGGTCATAAAAATGGTCTACTCTCGACATTGCCAAAGGAGATAAAATCTGCACTTTCATATGATTTAACTGAATTAACAGGATTAGATGACTTTCACAATCCTGAAGAAGCGATATTAAAAGCAGAAGTGTTATTAGCAGAGGCCTATCAATCAGATCGTAGTTTCTTTCTAGTAAATGGCTCTACAGTTGGTAATATAGCGATGATTTATGCTACTTGTAAAAGAAATGATCAGATTATCGTTCAACGTAATGCACATAAATCTATTTTCCATGCTTTAGAGCTTGTTGGTGTAAATGCGATATATTTATCGCCGGATTGGGATGATTGTACAAATACTGCGTCAGTTATTTCATTTGAGACACTTAGTGAGGCGATTCAAATACATAAAAATGTAAAAGCCGTTGTTTTGACTTATCCTACATATTACGGAATTGCCAATAGCAATTTAAAAGCTCAAATTGAATTATGTCATTCACACAATATCCCTGTATTAGTAGATGAAGCTCATGGAGCACACTTTATTGCAAGTGAATATTTCCCTCCATCAGCATTACAACTAGGAGCAGACATTGTTGTTCAATCTGCTCATAAAACATTACCCGCAATGACAATGGCGTCTTTTTTGCATGTGAAATCAGATATTGTTAATGTTGAAAAGGTAAACCATTATTTGCGTATGTTGCAGTCAAGTAGCCCTTCTTACTTATTATTAGCCTCTTTAGATGATGCAAGGCACTATGTTCATAACTATTTAGAGAGCGATGGCGTCTATCTCTTAAGTAAAAGGAATCTATGGTTAGATGCATTAAAATCAATTCAATCTTTAGAAGTAATTGAAGTAGATGATCCTTTAAAAATCCTACTACGGGTAAATGGATATACAGGTTTTCAATTAAAGGAAGCATTAGAGTCACATGATTTGCATGTTGAGTTAGCAGATGTTTATCAAGTTTTATTAATATTACCTTTACTAAAGTATGGCCAAGCATATCCATTTGCTGAAATGCGAATCCGTATTAAGGAAGCAGTTGGTAACTTGAAAAGTAATAAAAAGGGGTTAATAAAACAAGGTTATAAACCATCATCTTTTACTACTCCAATAATCTCACCAGAGTATTCATTAGCTCAAATTGAAGATTTAGATAAAGAGTGGGTTCCATATATGCGAGCAATAGGACGTGTGTCTGCTAGTATGATCATACCATATCCACCTGGAATCCCTTTGTTGGTTCCAGGCGAAAAAATAACAGTTTCTAAGTTAAGTCAGCTAGAGGAGTTACTTATGGCTGGGGCATCATTTCAAGGTGAACATCACTTAGACGAAAAACTAATACAAGTCATAAAGTAACCGTCGGAGGAATATAAACATGAAAAGAAATTTATTTATTACATTTGAGGGCCCAGAAGGAGCAGGAAAAACAACAGTAATAAAGAAAATAGTAGAGCGAATGGAACTTCAAAAAATAGATGTCCTTGCGACTAGAGAGCCAGGTGGAATTGAGATTGCAGAAAAAATACGGGAAGTAATTTTAAATCCGGCTCATACGGCTATGGATGAAAGGACAGAAGCATTATTATACGCGGCTGCTAGAAGTCAACATTTTTATGAAAAAGTACTTCCTGCGCTTAGTGAAGGAAAGTTAGTTTTATGTGATCGATTTATTGATTCATCCTTAGCATATCAAGGTTATGCTCGGGAGATAGGAATTGAGGAAGTACTTGCAATTAATGAATTTGCCATTGGAAAGAGAATGCCGGATGTTACAGTATTATTTGATATTGAACCAGAAGTTGGACTTGCTCGAATTGAAGCACACAGTGCAAGAGAGGTAAACAGACTAGATGTGGAGAATCTAGCGTTTCATAAGAGAGTTCGCGCTGGCTATTATGAAGTAATGAAACGCTATCCTGAGAGAATTCATAAAGTTAACGCTGAGCAGGAGCTTGAACAAGTCACTGAAGAAGTTTGGAAGATAATTGAAAAAGTACTAAATGAAAAGAAATGATGTAGGCTTCATAGTTATGTTATAATGATAGAAACATTTAGTATGCTCAAATTATAAAAGAACACACAGAAGAATGCATTCATAGAATATATCAATATTGACTATTTAGAGTCGACACGAAGATTTATTGAAAATAATGAGGAGTGATCGAGGATGAAATTAGTTGTTGCTGTTGTACAGGATCAGGATAGTAATCGGTTGGCAAATGCTTTAACGAAGAACAATTTCCGTGCTACCAAATTAGCAAGTACAGGGGGTTTTCTCCGTTCAGGAAATACAACGTTTCTAATAGGAACAGAAGATTCATTAGTACCTCAGTTACTTGATATTATTCGTGATAATTGCCGTTCAAGAGAACAGCTTGTATCTCCCGTTTCACCATTAGGAGGGAATGCAGATTCTTATATACCGTACCCAGTTGAAGTTGAGGTAGGGGGAGCAACTGTTTTTGTTTTACCAATTGAACAGTATCATCACTTCTAAAATGAGCTAATGAAGCTCGAAATACAGTGTTTAATAAAGCGTCCGAATACTTAAGATGCCTGAAGTGTGGAGGCGAATAAAGTTGAAAATTAATCAGGATTTACGAGTGGGATTAAAACCTAACCATAATGATATAAAACAATCAAATCAATCAGGTAACCGTTTTGGAGAAATGGTAGTTAAACAAGGTTCAAAAATGCAGCAAGAGCAATTGACTAGGCTTTTAGGTGATATATCCGCTGTGGGTGACCGAGTTGCAAGATCACGAAATTTAAGAGAACTAGCACGTTTTAAAATGCTCGTGAAACGCTTTTTACAAGAAGCAGTAGAATATGGCCTTGAAGCGAAACAATCACACACTTGGAATCGCTTTGGTGAAGGACGTCGTTTAAAGATTGTTGAGACGATTGATAATAGGCTAGTTGAATTAGCAGAAGCTCTTTTAGATGAAGAAAAAGAAACAATTGACTTGCTCGATAAAATTGGGGAAATTAAGGGTCTCTTGATTAATTTATATATGTAATGCCCGTGTCTTCGAAATGACACGGGATTTTTACTAAGGGCAATATATGAATGAATAAATGATGAAAAGTCTATGTTTTATGTAACATATTACGACAATAATCATCAACTGACATTATAATATCATTAATAGAGATCAATGATATTATAATGTTTATCTATAGTAAAAGGTGAATGGTATGACTGTGAATGTTGAGGAACTCATAAAATTACAACCTGTAGTAATGAAGCAACTTCAGACTATTTTTGAAAAAAAACGAACAGCTCATGCGTATATATTTGATGGAGCAAATGGCACAGGAAAGAAGGATGTTGCTATCTTTTTTGTAAAGCTATTATCATGTCTGAACTTGTCGGAAAATGTTTCATGTGAAACATGTAGAAATTGTAAACGTATTAATTCAGGTAATTATCCTAATCTAATTCAAATTGAACCAGAAGGACAATTTATAAAAATTGACCAAATACGTGAACTTATAACCGAAATGACGAGAACTGGATTCGAAGAAGGGCCGAAGTTCTATATTATTCATAATGCAGATCGCCTTAATAATTCGTCAGCTAATACATTGTTGAAATTTCTAGAGGAACCGGAGGGAGAAGTAACCGCTATTTTGTTAACGGATAGCTACCAATCTATTTTACCTACTATTCGCTCAAGATGTCAGCATATCAAGTTTTCAGATGTTCCACGGGCTATTTTAATGAAGAAATTAAAAGACCAAGGGATTTCTTTATCTATGGCTTCTACAGTTAGTCAAGTCACAAATAACTTAGAAACTGCAATTTTTTTAGCAAAAGACGAGCAGTTTGCACATGTTAGAAAAACAGTGTTAAAATTAGTTGAAGCAATCAGAAAAAATGTACATGATGCCTTATTTATTGTGTACGAGGATTGGCTTCCTTCATTAAAAGAAAAAAGCGATACTGAGCTTGCGCTAGATTTATTGCTTTTTGCATATAGAGATATTGTCGCTGTTAAAGCTGACTCTAAAACGTCACTTGTCTATCCAGATATGTTATCAAGTTTTAGAGAGATTGCACTGCATAGTACATTTGAACAACTCTCTAATCAAATGCAGGCTATATTGATGGCAAGACAAAATTTACAGCGAAATATGAATAGAACGCTGATGATGGAGCAGTTAATGCTGAATCTGCAGGAGGGATATACATTTGTATAATGTAGTAGGTGTCCGTTTTAAAAAGGCGGGTAAAATATATTACTTTGATCCTGCGATGTATCTACTAGAAAAGGGACAGCACGTGATAGTAGAAACAGCCCGCGGGGTTGAATTTGGGAAAGTTGTTGTTCCAATGAAGCAAGTAGGTGAGAAAGATGTCGTCTTACCTTTAAAACAGGTTTTACGCCCAGCAGATGAACGCGATAAAATCCAAGTAGAAGAAAATTATGCTGAATCAAAACGGGCTTTTGAATTAGCTAACGAAAAAATTAACGAACATAAGCTAGATATGAAGCTTGTAGATGTTGAATATACATTTGATCGAAATAAAATTATCTTTTATTTTACTGCTGAAGGGCGAGTAGATTTTCGTGAGTTAGTAAAGGATCTAGCTTCGATTTTCCGTACTCGTATTGAGCTTCGTCAAATTGGAGTTCGCGATGAAGCAAAACTACTTGGTGGTATTGGACCTTGTGGGCGAATGCTTTGTTGTTCAACATTTTTAGGTGATTTTGATCCTGTATCAATTAAAATGGCAAAGGATCAAAACTTATCATTAAATCCAACCAAAATCTCTGGAATTTGCGGTCGTTTAATGTGTTGTTTAAAATACGAAAACGACGATTATGAGAGTGCAAAAGAAGGTATGCCGGATATAGGTGATGATACAATGACACCAGATGGTATTGGAAAAGTTGTTGGTATCAACGTCCTTGAACGTATTCTTCAAGTATACTTAGAAGAGCAAGAAAGAACTGCGGAATATTCGTTAGACGAAATACTCGAATGTGAGAAAAACTTGATATAGATATTAACTTTATAATGCATTTTTTTAAGGGAGATTATTTGGCAAATGAAATATGAGGTCACTCTCTAATAGATTGTTGATATATGAAGTTAATAGCCTCCGGCGGATGTCACAGATGGGTGAAAACTTTTCGAGCGGAGAGCTCAAAAAAATCTGGGCCAAATTCGCCAAGGCGAATTTGATTAAATTAATGGGGTGGGCTTTTCGTGAAGGATCGTAATTTCTTAGATACTGTTATGGAGTTCGAACAACAGCTCGAATCGCTACAGCAACAATACAATGAACTAAAACAATTTGTTGCACATATGGTGGAAGATCATCAAACACTTCAAACAGAAAACCTTCACCTACGTCGGCGTTTAGAAGAGCTATTATCTCAAGATAGTGATGATTTAGAGAAAGATAGCAATAATAAACCAGCTAGAACTTTAGATATTGGAGAAGGATATGATAATTTGGCACGTCTCTATCATGAAGGTTTCCATGTATGTCATGTCCATTTCGGAAGTTTAAGAAAAGGTGAAGATTGCTTGTTTTGTCTATCATTTTTAAATAAACAAAACAGTTAATGAATGTACTTACCGAAGACTGAAACCACTAGTGGTGTTCAGTCTTTTCTTATGATGACAGGAGGTAATACAATGGACCAGTGGTTAAAAGAGGATGAACGACTCGATTACTTATTAGCTGAGGACTTAAGGATCATACAAAGCCCTTCAGTGTTTTCTTTTTCGTTAGATGCTGTTCTTTTGTCCAGATTTGTAGGCGTACCTTATCAAAAAGGTCAAATTGTTGATCTTTGCTCAGGCAATGGTGTGATTCCCCTATTTTTGAGTGCTAGAACAAAAGCTGATATTATCGGTGTGGAAATTCAAGAGCGTTTATATGATATGGCTATTCGAAGTATAAAATATAATAAGTTAGAAAACCAAATTTCTATGATTCATGGTGATGTGAAAAAAATACCCTCCATCCTAGGGATCGAAAAATATGATACTGTAACTTGTAATCCGCCCTATTTCACAACTAATGAATTAAGTGATAAAAATACTAGTGAACATTATGCTATCGCACGTCATGAGATTCATTTAACACTGTATGAAGCTATTGAGGCAAGTAGCAGACTATTAAAACAAGGTGGTAAAGCTGCATTTGTTCACCGTCCAGGACGTTTTATCGATATCGTTACAGCAATGAGAGAAAATCGCCTAGAGCCAAAGCGGATTCGCTTAGTTTACCCTAAGGTAGGGAAGGAAGCGAACATTTTACTAATAGAAGCAATAAAAGACGGTAAACCAGATTTAAAAATATTACCACCTTTATACGTCTATGATCATCAAAATCAGTATACACAAGAAGTGAGTGAGATATTATATGGAGACAAAGGCTAGTCATTACTTCTATGTACTTGAATGCGCGGATGATTCTTTATATGCAGGTTATACAAACAACCTAGAAAAAAGAATTGCAGCGCATAATACGGGAAAAGGAGCTAAGTATACTAAACCACGTATTCCAGTAAAATGTGTTCATTATGAAATATTTGAGACAAAACAAGAGGCAATGAGAGCAGAATACGCCTTTAAACAATTAGATCGACGTACAAAACTAAGCTATATTGGAGGGCGAAAATGAAATCACAAAAAAGCAGTCAGCATGAGCAGGGAAGTTGTCTATATTTAGTAGCTACTCCTATAGGCAATTTAGAAGATACGACAATGCGTGCACTTCGTATTTTAAAGGAAGTTGATGTCATTGCAGCCGAGGATACTCGTAATACAAAGAAGCTATGTAATTATTTTGA carries:
- the tmk gene encoding dTMP kinase, which codes for MKRNLFITFEGPEGAGKTTVIKKIVERMELQKIDVLATREPGGIEIAEKIREVILNPAHTAMDERTEALLYAAARSQHFYEKVLPALSEGKLVLCDRFIDSSLAYQGYAREIGIEEVLAINEFAIGKRMPDVTVLFDIEPEVGLARIEAHSAREVNRLDVENLAFHKRVRAGYYEVMKRYPERIHKVNAEQELEQVTEEVWKIIEKVLNEKK
- a CDS encoding stage 0 sporulation family protein is translated as MYNVVGVRFKKAGKIYYFDPAMYLLEKGQHVIVETARGVEFGKVVVPMKQVGEKDVVLPLKQVLRPADERDKIQVEENYAESKRAFELANEKINEHKLDMKLVDVEYTFDRNKIIFYFTAEGRVDFRELVKDLASIFRTRIELRQIGVRDEAKLLGGIGPCGRMLCCSTFLGDFDPVSIKMAKDQNLSLNPTKISGICGRLMCCLKYENDDYESAKEGMPDIGDDTMTPDGIGKVVGINVLERILQVYLEEQERTAEYSLDEILECEKNLI
- the yabA gene encoding DNA replication initiation control protein YabA — its product is MKDRNFLDTVMEFEQQLESLQQQYNELKQFVAHMVEDHQTLQTENLHLRRRLEELLSQDSDDLEKDSNNKPARTLDIGEGYDNLARLYHEGFHVCHVHFGSLRKGEDCLFCLSFLNKQNS
- a CDS encoding GIY-YIG nuclease family protein, whose protein sequence is METKASHYFYVLECADDSLYAGYTNNLEKRIAAHNTGKGAKYTKPRIPVKCVHYEIFETKQEAMRAEYAFKQLDRRTKLSYIGGRK
- a CDS encoding YaaR family protein; translation: MKINQDLRVGLKPNHNDIKQSNQSGNRFGEMVVKQGSKMQQEQLTRLLGDISAVGDRVARSRNLRELARFKMLVKRFLQEAVEYGLEAKQSHTWNRFGEGRRLKIVETIDNRLVELAEALLDEEKETIDLLDKIGEIKGLLINLYM
- a CDS encoding tRNA1(Val) (adenine(37)-N6)-methyltransferase, with the translated sequence MDQWLKEDERLDYLLAEDLRIIQSPSVFSFSLDAVLLSRFVGVPYQKGQIVDLCSGNGVIPLFLSARTKADIIGVEIQERLYDMAIRSIKYNKLENQISMIHGDVKKIPSILGIEKYDTVTCNPPYFTTNELSDKNTSEHYAIARHEIHLTLYEAIEASSRLLKQGGKAAFVHRPGRFIDIVTAMRENRLEPKRIRLVYPKVGKEANILLIEAIKDGKPDLKILPPLYVYDHQNQYTQEVSEILYGDKG
- the holB gene encoding DNA polymerase III subunit delta', with protein sequence MTVNVEELIKLQPVVMKQLQTIFEKKRTAHAYIFDGANGTGKKDVAIFFVKLLSCLNLSENVSCETCRNCKRINSGNYPNLIQIEPEGQFIKIDQIRELITEMTRTGFEEGPKFYIIHNADRLNNSSANTLLKFLEEPEGEVTAILLTDSYQSILPTIRSRCQHIKFSDVPRAILMKKLKDQGISLSMASTVSQVTNNLETAIFLAKDEQFAHVRKTVLKLVEAIRKNVHDALFIVYEDWLPSLKEKSDTELALDLLLFAYRDIVAVKADSKTSLVYPDMLSSFREIALHSTFEQLSNQMQAILMARQNLQRNMNRTLMMEQLMLNLQEGYTFV
- a CDS encoding cyclic-di-AMP receptor gives rise to the protein MKLVVAVVQDQDSNRLANALTKNNFRATKLASTGGFLRSGNTTFLIGTEDSLVPQLLDIIRDNCRSREQLVSPVSPLGGNADSYIPYPVEVEVGGATVFVLPIEQYHHF
- a CDS encoding aminotransferase class I/II-fold pyridoxal phosphate-dependent enzyme, whose translation is MKKEKPLVEALQRFVEKEPQSLHVPGHKNGLLSTLPKEIKSALSYDLTELTGLDDFHNPEEAILKAEVLLAEAYQSDRSFFLVNGSTVGNIAMIYATCKRNDQIIVQRNAHKSIFHALELVGVNAIYLSPDWDDCTNTASVISFETLSEAIQIHKNVKAVVLTYPTYYGIANSNLKAQIELCHSHNIPVLVDEAHGAHFIASEYFPPSALQLGADIVVQSAHKTLPAMTMASFLHVKSDIVNVEKVNHYLRMLQSSSPSYLLLASLDDARHYVHNYLESDGVYLLSKRNLWLDALKSIQSLEVIEVDDPLKILLRVNGYTGFQLKEALESHDLHVELADVYQVLLILPLLKYGQAYPFAEMRIRIKEAVGNLKSNKKGLIKQGYKPSSFTTPIISPEYSLAQIEDLDKEWVPYMRAIGRVSASMIIPYPPGIPLLVPGEKITVSKLSQLEELLMAGASFQGEHHLDEKLIQVIK